Within Armatimonadota bacterium, the genomic segment TTCCCTGCCTGGGCCTCGACGGGTGCCGGCGGGGGCATACGCGCAGGAGGAGCGGCGCAGGTACGGAATGCCTGTGGGGACCGTGATCTCCAGGCGGACGGCAGCAGTCCTGATCCTGATCCTTCTCGGCGGGATCGCCCTGGCCTGGGTCTTCCTGGGTTCCGGGGGGCCGATGGAGGTAGAGGCGGCCCGGATCACCCGCGGGGCCCTTGAGGTCGCCCTCCCGGTGGAAGGAATCTTCGAAACGCGCGCGGTCGAACTGGCCTTTGAGATTCCAGGTCGCCTCGCCGCGGTGTCGGTGGCCGAAGGGGACGCGGTCTTCGCCGGCCAGCGGCTGGCCTGGCTGGAGACCGCCGAACTCGCCGCCGCCGTCGAGCAGGCGGCCGCCGCCGCGCAGGCGGCCCGCAGCGAGGTCGCCCGCGCCGGCGCCGCGGTCGAGGCCGCCCGCCAGCAGGCCGTCCAGGCCCAGGCCGCCTACGGTGCCGCCCTGGCCAACCTCCGGCAGTTGCGGGCTGGAGCCAGGGTGGAGGAGCTGCGGCAGGCCGAGGCGGCCGCCGCCGCGGCGGCCAGTGCGCTGGAACAGGCCCGTCGCAATCTGGCCACGACCGAGCAGTTGTTCTCCCAGGGGGCGGTGGCGCAGAGCCAGGTCGATGCGGCCCGCGCCCAGTACCAGACCGCCGAGGCGCAGTACCGGCAGGCCGCCGCGCAGCTCCAGGCGGTGCGCGCGGGGGCGCGGCCGGAGGCGGTGGAAGCGGCCGAGCAGCAGGCGGCGCAGGCCCGGGCGGCGGCGCAGGCCGCCCGCGTCAACATCGGGCAGGCCGAGGCCGTGCTGCAGGCGGCGCGGGCCAACGCGCTCCAGACCGAGGCCACGCTGCGCGCCGCCCGGGCCCGGATGGCGCGGGCGTACCTGACCGCGCCCTTCGACGGCGTGGTCAGCCGGATCTTTCTCACCGCCGGCTCGCCCGTCGGCCCCGGGGTCCCCGTCATCACCCTCGTCTCCCGGGAGGGCTGGGTCACCGCGGAGGTGGACGAGTCGGACATCGATGAGGTGCGCCTCGGCCAGCAGGCGCGCATCACCGCCGACGCCTACCCGGGGCTGACCCTGACCGGCCGCGTGACGCGCATCGGCAGCGCCGTGGAGATCCGGGGCGGGACGCGGATTGTGCGGGTGCGCGTCGATCCCGACCGGCCCTCCGGGATGCGCGCGGGCACCAGCGTGGACGTCAGCATCATCAGGTCCCGGCTGCCCGGGGTGCTGCTCGTGCCCATCGACGCCGTCCAGCCCGGTGAGGACGGGCTCCACTACGTCTTCGTCGTCGAGGCCGGTCTGTTGCGCCGGCGGCAGATCCGGCTCGGCGAGCGCAACGAGGTGGCGGCCGAGGTGGTGGCGGGGCTGCGGGAGGGCGACCTCGTGGCCCTCGGCGACCCGGCCGCCCTGCAGGAGGGGATGCGGGTCCGGGTCCGTCTGGCGCCATGACGCCGGTCGTCCACCTTCGGGAGATCACCAAGGTCTACCGCCGGGGCAAAGTCGAGATCCCCGCGCTGCGCGGAGTGAGCCT encodes:
- a CDS encoding efflux RND transporter periplasmic adaptor subunit: MPVGTVISRRTAAVLILILLGGIALAWVFLGSGGPMEVEAARITRGALEVALPVEGIFETRAVELAFEIPGRLAAVSVAEGDAVFAGQRLAWLETAELAAAVEQAAAAAQAARSEVARAGAAVEAARQQAVQAQAAYGAALANLRQLRAGARVEELRQAEAAAAAAASALEQARRNLATTEQLFSQGAVAQSQVDAARAQYQTAEAQYRQAAAQLQAVRAGARPEAVEAAEQQAAQARAAAQAARVNIGQAEAVLQAARANALQTEATLRAARARMARAYLTAPFDGVVSRIFLTAGSPVGPGVPVITLVSREGWVTAEVDESDIDEVRLGQQARITADAYPGLTLTGRVTRIGSAVEIRGGTRIVRVRVDPDRPSGMRAGTSVDVSIIRSRLPGVLLVPIDAVQPGEDGLHYVFVVEAGLLRRRQIRLGERNEVAAEVVAGLREGDLVALGDPAALQEGMRVRVRLAP